The genomic DNA ACACCCTGGATCGGTTGTACGTCTTCGATGGCTACGCCGGTTGGGATCCGAAGTATCGGATCAAAGTTCGCGTGATCTGTGGCCGGCCCTACCACGCGTTGTTCATGCACAACATGCTGATTCGGCCGACGCCGGAAGAACTCGCCGATTTCGGCGAGCCCGATTGCACGATCCTCAACGCCGGTGCCTTCCCCGCCAATCGCTATACCACGGGAATGACATCCAAGACCAGCGTCGATCTGGACCTGGCGACCCGCGAAGTTGTGATCCTGGGGACCGAATACGCGGGCGAGATGAAGAAGGCTGTCTTCACGCTGATGAATTATTTGATGCCCAAGCAGGGCGTCCTCTCGATGCACTGCTCGGCCACGGTCGATCCCGAGCGGACGCATTCGACGATCCTGTTTGGTCTGTCGGGAACCGGCAAGACGACTCTCTCCGCCGATCCGCACCGCTTGTTGGTTGGCGACGATGAACACTGTTGGTCCGACGACGGCGTCTTTAATATCGAAGGGGGCTGTTACGCCAAAGCGATCTATTTGACGCGCGAAGCTGAGCCGCAGATCTTCGACGCGCTGCGGTTTGGCGCGGTGCTGGAGAACGTGGTCTACGACAAAGCCGATCATCACGTCGACTTCGACAATACCTCGATCACCGAAAACACGCGAGGTGCTTATCCGATCGAGTTCATCGACAACGCAGCGATCCCCTGCGTTGCGCCTCATCCAACCAACATCATCTTCCTGACGTGTGATGCCTTTGGTGTTCTGCCGCCGGTGGCCAAGTTGACCGCCGAACAAGCGGAGTATCATTTCATCAGTGGTTACACAGCCAAAGTGGCTGGAACGGAAGTTGGGGTGACCGAGCCTCAGGCGACGTTTTCACCCTGCTTCGGCGGCCCGTTTTTGGTCTGGCATCCGGGCAAATATGCCGAACTGTTGTCCAGCAAGATCGCCCAGCACAACGTCAACGTCTGGCTGATCAACACCGGCTGGACCGGCGGTGCTTACGGCACCGGATCGCGAATTCGATTGAAGCATACCCGCGCGATCATCGATGCGATTCACGCCGGATCTTTAAGCGACGCTCCGACCAGCACCGATCCATGGTTCGGATTCCAGACGCTTCGCGACGTCCCGGGCGTGCCTGAAGAGATCCTCGCGCCGCAGGCGACGTGGAGCGATCCGGCAGCCTACGACCAAGCCGCAGCCAAATTGGTCGAGCTGTTCCGCAACAACTTCAAGAGCTACGAATCGGGCGTCCGCGCCGACGTCTTAGCCGCTGGACCGAAAGCGAAATAGGACGCCAGCGGACCCGACAGTCGGCAGCCCGCAGCGCCAGCTGTGGCGCCGTCGAGTTGCGTGGTCGACTGATTGCTGGCGCCCTGCTGCGGCAGCGATGAAAATTGCCGAGTGATAGAACTTGCGGGGTGGTGCGCGTGATATACTCGCGGGGTGAAAAAACTCCCCACCTCGTTACAAGGAATCTGTCGGATGTCGATTCGCAATGGTCGTTTTGGTGTCATGCTCGCCGCGCTGCTGGCAATCTCACTCGGCTCGGCGACAAGCTACGCCGCCAGTGGACTTTCTCCTGGCCCCGTTGAACTGCAGTCGTTGGGCCCGATGACTTTCGCCACCTCCGGCGTTCTGATCGTTGGCGATCCGAAAGCTGCCGCTGTGTATGCGATCGCGACCGAGGACAAACAGGTCGATGGCGATCTGCAAAAAGCGTTGCCCAAGGATCTGCGAGGCCAGCTGGCTGCGGCGATCGGGGCCGAATCCGACGCGCTCGAAATCGGCGATATGGCGGTCAATCCCGAAACCGGCAACGTGACCTTTTCGGTGAAAGCAAACAATCGCTGTGGACTGGTTCGCATGAATCGCGACGGACAGTTTCAGAAGATCAACTTGGACAAAATCGATCACGGCCGCAAGCAGCTGCCCAATCCACCCGCCGACAAGATCAGCGGCGAGGGACGACGCAAACGCAACCTCCGCGATCAATCGATCACCGACGTCGCCTACTTCGACGGCAAGGTGATCGTCTCGGGGCTGTCGGCTGGCGATTCCCCTTCGGCAGTGGTTGAGTTCCCGTTCCCATTCGCCGACAACACGATCGTCTCCAACGTCGAGATCTTCCACGCCGCGCATGGCCGCGTCGAAGATGCAGCGATCCAAACCTTTGTCCCGCTGAACATCGATGGGGAACCGTCGCTGCTGGCCGGATTCACTTGTACGCCATTGGTCAACTTCCCGATTGGCAAGTTGGATGGGGGTGAAAAAGTTCGTGGCAAGACCGTCGCTGAGCTCGGCAATCGCAATCGCCCGATCGATATGATCGTCTACGAAAAGGAAGGCGTCACGCACTTGCTGCTCAGCAACACTGCACGCGGCGTGATGAAGGTCAGCACCGAAAAGATCGACGACGGCCCCGGCCTGACCGAACCGGTTCGTGGCGGCGGGACGGCTGGCCAACCTTTTGAAAAGATCGACACGCTTGTTGATGTCACTCAAATGGACAAGCTGAGCGAAACGCATGGCATCGCGTTGATCGGCAAGCCAGGCGACACGCAGCGGTTGCAGATCTTCGAGCTGCCATAATCAAGGCGACTCCGCAGAACGCTGAATCACATGGTCGTCGCCTTTTGCATATCGCTCGAGGCGACGACATCTGGTCGCTGTGGCTCGACCTATGTGTTGGGGCCGGATTTCATCTCGAGGCGGCCGCATTCGCATCTGCCGAATCTGGGGAATGCCGAACTCCAAAGGGACACGCGGTGGTGAATCGGATCGATTTCACTATGCTGGTTGGAAATTTCCAACTCCAAGCATCTGAGTAGTCTCCCGATGAAGCCGTTTAAGACAATCCAGAATCCCGATGTGCCGGTCAGCCATCTTCCTTTCAGTCCGGCCGTTCAAGTCGGCCAGTTCGTCTTCGTCTCCGGCCAAGCGTCGGTCGATGACACGGGCAAGCTGATCA from Rosistilla oblonga includes the following:
- the pckA gene encoding phosphoenolpyruvate carboxykinase (ATP), coding for MTTIDLKELGITVQDIKRNTAPSELYEEAIRREPGTTISDLGALIAYSGTKTGRSPSDKRITRSPEAEDEVWWGSVNISLEKHSFEVNRERASDYLNTLDRLYVFDGYAGWDPKYRIKVRVICGRPYHALFMHNMLIRPTPEELADFGEPDCTILNAGAFPANRYTTGMTSKTSVDLDLATREVVILGTEYAGEMKKAVFTLMNYLMPKQGVLSMHCSATVDPERTHSTILFGLSGTGKTTLSADPHRLLVGDDEHCWSDDGVFNIEGGCYAKAIYLTREAEPQIFDALRFGAVLENVVYDKADHHVDFDNTSITENTRGAYPIEFIDNAAIPCVAPHPTNIIFLTCDAFGVLPPVAKLTAEQAEYHFISGYTAKVAGTEVGVTEPQATFSPCFGGPFLVWHPGKYAELLSSKIAQHNVNVWLINTGWTGGAYGTGSRIRLKHTRAIIDAIHAGSLSDAPTSTDPWFGFQTLRDVPGVPEEILAPQATWSDPAAYDQAAAKLVELFRNNFKSYESGVRADVLAAGPKAK